The following is a genomic window from Pseudophryne corroboree isolate aPseCor3 chromosome 3, aPseCor3.hap2, whole genome shotgun sequence.
ccatactgcacccccacactcccatctctatgtcccatactgtccccatacactcccatctctatgtcccatactgccccccacacACCCATCTCTATGTCCCATACTGTCCCCCCACACTCCCATCTCTATGCCCCATACTGCACCCCCACCTCTATGTCCCATACTGTCCCCATacactcccatctctatgtcccatactgccccccacacACCCATCTCTATGTCCCATACTGTCCCCCCACACTCCCATCTCTATGCCCCATACTGCACCCCCACCTCTATGTCCCATACTGTCCCCATacactcccatctctatgtcccatactgccccccacacACCCATCTCTATGTCCCATACTGTCCCCCCACACTCCCATCTCTATGCCCCATACTGCACCCCCACCTCTATGTCCCATACTGTCCCCATacactcccatctctatgtcccatactgccccccacacACCCATCTCTATGTCCCATACTGTCCCCCCACACTCCCATCTCTATGCCCCATACTGCACCCCCACACTCCCATCTCTACgtcccatactgccccccacactcccatctctatgtcccatactgccccccacactcccatctctatgtcccatactgtccccccacactcccatctctatgccccatactgccccccccccactcccatctctatgttccatactgtccCCCTACACTCGCACCTCTACGAtcaattactctgacatgcgggggggacgctgcATCCCTCCAACgttcccaccccgcgaccgcctctatctgtcaatcaggcaggggcgatcgcacaagtgagatgccgttgcatctgAATTGGCCCCtaggatctgtgcaggcttctataGTATAACAAGGTGACACTTTCTGCTTGGACCCTTTAGGAAAGgtgcttttcatatagagcagtctCTCCAGGTGTCCCTGTTTCCTGCATCTACAACATGTTCTCCTGTGTTACCTTATTGCGTCACATTATATCTGTGACTGTAAGGGTCATTCCAGTGGTTACGTTTGCTGTCCCTATCCATTGACCATAGTACCGCTActgtctagaccagtggttcccaaccaaCCTTGGTCCTTAAGTACCCCCACCAGttcgtgttttccaggtcacctagcagttgaccaggtgaattcattactcactgacacattataatagacccacaggtggagcaaatgatttcacttgcaatcctgtgaggagtcctggaaaacatgaactgttgggggggttggggtacttgaggaccgaggttgggaaccactgctctagaacatTCCATGTATATGCACTTGCATGTTTCTTTTGCCAAATTTATTTTGGTTTAGTTTCTTAAATAGAGACACCATACTGTTCAAATGGGATCGTTAATGCAGTTTCTGTAATGCATCCTGCATGCCCTTTTTAGTTTTTCATGTCTTACCCGAATTAGCTCATCATCTTCAACTAATAAGCTAATAGCTACTTGTGTCTTTCTGTAGTATCTCATTCTTGGTTGTTCAGTCTCCATCATCTGGTTCATCATCTGATATTTGGACCTACCCCATAGCACCCGTAAATGATCCAGCCTCCCCAGTTGTATGTACTTGTTTCAAAGTCTGCATGCAGTTACAATTGCATGAACATACCCTTCCTATAGTTGCCATCCATTGTGCATTTGTTGCCTCCACCCACACTGTAACTGCATTTCTGATGGCTGTGCAGACAAATAGCCAATGAAGGTAGCTTATTACACAGTAATAAaatgttgacactgatgaaatgttgacatggcaTGTGGACAAACCAGTCCAGGTGCTGCAGCGTTTTAACTTACCTAGTCCGATGACTCTGGCAGTGTATTGTGGTCTGGCAGAGTCATCTGATGAAGTGGTTCCAGTGGTTAGTAGGCTACCCATAACCCTCCActtctgcagcctaacactaatgttGGCATTGTAttgtgcagaatgtcaacatttcgtcATTGTGATTGTCAACTTAGTGACTGTATCCTGGGGAAAAGGCCAGCAATTAGAGTGCCAAGCTGCACCGTGAGTTATATGTTTTATCAGTCTGCCAAACAATCTGGGTACCAGGTGTGCCTCTGCTTACTAGACTGGGCAACCGGTATGGCTCTGCATACTAGACTGGGCAACCGGTATGGCTCTGCATACTAGACTGGGCAACCGGTATGGCTCTGCATACTAGACTGGGCAACCGGTATGGCTCTGCATACTAGACTGGGCAACCGGTATGGCTCTGCATACTAGACTGGGCAACCGGTATGGCTCTGCATACTAGACTGGGCAACCGGTATGGCTCTGCATACTAGACTGGGCAACCGGTATGGCTCTGCATACTAGACTGGACAACTGGTATGGCTCTGCATACTAGACTGGGTAATCTGTATGGCTCTGCATAATAGGCTGGGCAATCTGTATGGCTCTGCATACTAGACTGGGCAACAGTTATGGCTCTGCATACTTGACTGGGAAACCGCTATGGCTCTGCATACTTGACTGGGAAACCGCTATGGCTCTGCATACTGACTGGGCAACCGGTATGGCTCTGCATACTAGACTGGGCAACCGGTATGGCTCTGCATACTAACTGGGCAACCGGTATGGCTCTGCATACTAGACTGGGAAACCGCTATGGCTCTGCATACTAGACTGGGTAATCTGTATGGCTCTGCATAATAGGCTGGGCAATCTGTATGGCTCTGCATACTAGACTGGGCAACCGTTATGGCTCTGCATACTTGACTGGGAAACCGCTATGGCTCTGCATACTTGACTGGGAAACCGCTATGGCTCTGCATACTTGACTGGGAAACCGCTATGGCTCTGCATACTTGACTGGGAAACCGCTATGGCTCTGCATACTGACTGGGCAACCGGTATGGCTCTGCATACTAGACTGGGCAACCGGTATGACTCTGCATACTAGACTGGGCAACCGGTATGGCTCTGCATACTAACTGGGCAACCGGTATGGCTCTGCATACTAGACTGGGAAACCGCTATGGCTCTGCGTACTGACTAGGCAACCGGTATGGCTCTGCATACTAGACTGGGCAACCGGTATGGCTCTTCATACTAGACTGGGCAACCGGTATGGCTCTGCATATCATACTGGGTAATTGGTTTGCTCGCTCATCACTCACTGCGTGGGGCCCCCAGCATGTTCTAAACTGGGCCCTATTGTGTCTTATATAGTTCCTGACAGGACTGGGCTGACAACTGCAGCATAGAGGCAAATGTTGGGGGGAGTCGGAGATGTTTGCAGTGAGGTATAAATCCCCTATAGCCAGCAAAGCTGTCTAATCATTTCAGTGCACGTTCTTACCTGTGTTATCTCCCAGCAGATCCTAAAGAGGAGCCATCTCTACTGTGCACAGAGCAGGGTATAGAGGACGAGTCTCCGGAATACAGCACCGTCATTGTCACAGGTCAGAGTGATGAACTGGAGGACGCCAGCCCTGTAGAGTTCAGTCTTCGTGCCCCTGACAACACAACAGCTGATAACGGGCAGTGCCAGCTCAGCCTACTGGCAGTGTGTGGGCCTCTGTCTGACCCCCCGGGAGGATGCTACGGCGCTTATAGCGCCGAGGCACGCCAGGGACCAGGCTTCTTCACTGCAGGTGGGCAGTTCCAGCCAGTAAACCTAAAAATGAAAGCAAATTTCCCAGCAACCGCTCCTGCCCCGCGACGCTCAGCCCGCTGCGCCGGCTCATGTAAGCTGCCAGCCTTTGTATATGATACAGGACCGGGAGGAGACGGACAAAGGCCCAAGTTCCAGCCTGAAACTGTTGATGAGACGTCAGCGCCCAGCAGAAAGAAGAGCCGCACCCTCTACAACATTGGTGAGGCCAGTAGTGTTACCTGCCTGCTGTATAATCACTGTTTTATATATGTCTGTTACCTGGAACTTTACGCCTTCTGATAACCTTAACTTATTACTCTACATCCTACATTTGCAACTTTCACTAAATGCACggctttaacttttctgtttttcacatatgGAGCCGGATGTAACGCCGTCTCAGTTGGCCGGATGGCATCCCGCACCCACGGGCAACTGGGATGGCGTCCCGCACCCACGGGCAACTGGGATGGCGTCCCGCACCCACGGCCAACTTGGATGGCAACCCGCACCCACGGCCAACCAGGATGGCATTACATCCGGGCCCTGATCctcagttttttttattatttttaacataGGACCTCTCGGGTTAAAAATATATAAGTTAATCAttaatatagcacacacatattcaggccggattgggggggggggggggggggagtgacaggggcagcGGTACTGTGGTCCCcacacattgcatacctcccagctgtcccgatgtccccacacattgcatacctcccagctgtcccgatcTCTGCAGTGTCCGCGGTCGGGGAAGTAAGGTTGGGGAGGACGCTCTGAGTCTGACGCCGCTACTCGTTATTGCAAAGCAGCGGAGAATGGATGACGGGCGCACCGCAGACTATGCCAGCTCAAGGAGATTCTGGGGGTTGTCCAGCAGCTCCGGAAGTGCTGGACAAGCCTCAGGCatgacgaaaacggggagtggaTCTCCGTCTTTGCATGGTGCTGGAGGCCACGCAGCCTTGTCGCCAAGCCACGCCCTCGGACTGCGGCACGCTAGGGGGCCCCACAACCTCGgatgccctgggcccccacctaccttaatccggccctgcaaatGTTAcacagcgctttatagagaatatctAGGTTCCCTATTacactggggttcattttttttgtcaaAAGCCAGGTCACCTACTGTGCTGTGTATCGAGGGGGAGGGAGGTGGAACCCACACGGAGAGTACATACAAACCCTGCCTTGGTCAGTAACTGAACTGATGACACCAGGGCTGTGTTTTTCACTTATCCTTAAGATTAATCAGTACCACCTGTAGATCTCTTGCGTTAGTTAATTAACACATCTGTGCTCAGCTagttgatctggaaaacatgctctGTTGGGAAATGTTTCCTTTCACTGTTTAGTTGGGAGTGGGTGTGGCCAGGAGAGTGACTAACATGCAAATGAGCCTGACTACTATGCTAAAATCACATCAGCCAGCAGCCCGGTGGGCCATTAGGGTACTGGGCGAATGAGAAAGCTATGGTGGAGATATATAaggccttctaaagaggacagcttCTAGCTCTCATTTTATAGCacatactagataaatgatagttttaagctgattgattgctatgggcaacttcacttgatctcattagaaggtttgatacatccctcCCCTCGCAATTGTCTAATtgaaatggaaaaaaaattgtTTCAAAGTCTTTTTTACTCTTTCTTATGACCGGTCACACTGACTTTCCCCAAACTCCATGGTCTGCTCCTCCTCACCTCCCACCTCTTTAGACCTCTCCGTTTCTCCTCTGTCACAGCACTCCCCATTAGTACATTTCTATGCTTTGTATTCATTCATGTCTCATCCCCTAACAATCTCTCCATCCCCTGGGCCGTCTTCCAGGCCAGTTGCACGAACTGGAGCGAATCTTTATGGAGGACCATTATCCAGACAGCGAGAAGAGGCGGGAGATTGCGGAAGTTGTTGGCGTCACACCGCAGAGAATAATGGTGACTTTGCGGCTTCTCCTCTATTCCGTATATACGTAGATCACCATCATGTTTCCTCACCGTCCAACAGATGTTCTGCTACCTTCAGATAATTTACTAATCAGACAGAAATCCCAGCAATTATCCGGCATTTCAGTTCCGGGGGTCGTTTTGCCGGTCTCTGCCTGATTCCCCCCCTCTTTCAtacagagaagcaaattaccgtgtcaagaatttctacccggcAATTTGCGGATCAGAACGGGTATTTTGTCTATGTGAAAGGGTCATCCCTGGTGGTAATTTCCTGGATCGAAGTCACGGGAATTTCAATTTCAACCCGGGATGACCCTTTCACACAAACTGTAATCCATAGTCCTTTATTGCCCTTGGATACACCATAGCTGGGTATAATTAGTGTTAATAGTTTTATTATTTCTTAGGATAATTATAGGCAATAATATTAAAAGAAAATGTAAATTTTTCAAATAAAAGCTTCATGTATAAATTAACAATTTGAACTTCTCTCCTGTAATCCAGATATTCTATAAACTACAAAATCTAAAGATCATATTACATTATACGAGAGCTACCAGTTACAAATAATacagtagaatatatatatatatatatatatatatacagtcatgcACTTCCCTGGGTTATAGATCATCTCGGCCATTGTACCTGCCTGTGGTGCGATAGTCATTCCTCCTAATTACTTTTATAAGATAAACTTCAGCTCTTGTGTAGAGATGTCCTGGATAGCTACAGTAGCTAGACATAAGAAGTACAAcaggcttatttatcaatgagtgataaatatcactgtgagtgataaactgcaccagccaatcatctcccaactgtcatttttcaaacacatgacagttaggagctgattggctggtgcaatttatcactcacagtgaaatttatcactcattgataaatgagcccgcaAGTGTTAAGcgatgtacagtatgttctgtctTGGTAGGAAAATGTACATTCTGAAATTTGCATAAACTGTTTATTGATCTTACCGTCTCTGCTGCTtttggctatgggggtaattcagacctgatcgttaggctgcgttttctcacagtctgcgatcaggtctgaactgcgcatgcgtatggaccgcaatgcgcaggcgcgatggacgACAGCAacgggcattggtgcatagcgacgggatggtgcgaaaaaagggaCTGCGCGGGCAATCGCAAGGTGGCtgacaggaagacggcgtttgtgggtggcaactgaccgttttcagggagtgtctggaaaaacgcaggcgtgtccaagcgtttgcagggcgggagtctgacatcaattccggtcctggacaggctgtagtgatcgcagcggctgagtaagtcctgggcagtgcagagactgcacaaaatcagtttgtaccgctctgctacacataggatcacacatttgcacagctaaaatacactccacccataggcggcgactatctgatcgcaacgctgcaaaaatcgctgcccagcaattaggtctgaattacccccatgttccTGCGTTATTTCGCTGCCTTGTAACGCTTGCTTTTATTTCAGGTTTGGTTTCAAAACCGCAGGGCCAAATGGCGCAAAGTGGAGAAATCTTCCGTCAGAAGTGTCAAAAAATCGGTTGCTTCCTCTGTGGGGATGTCTCGTTCCGAGAGCACCATTCTCACTGCTTCTGCTCTCTCCCGCCCAGAGACCGTTTCGTTTGCAGTCACGTCAAGTTATCACCCATACGGATCGTTACCAGCCATCAGGAATGGGTGAGAGAACTGGGTTGTGTCTCATTTTTTGGCTGAGTCTTAAGGCAGCTTAGTGGTGGGTCAGTGGGCCGGAGACACGGACTGTGAGTACCACATCTTGTGCTGCAGCATAATGTATCCCCTCTTCCAGTATCTCAATGTCGACAGTATCTCAACAGTAAAGTATTGATGGACAATAGAAGTAAGTGATTGGATCAAAAGTGCAACTAGATAAAGGTTGTGCCTATAATCCAATTACTTCAATTGTCTATTTTCTTATCCTGattgggcaggttcaggttttggggTTGGGCAGTAATCATTAGCAGCAGAGATCCCCTTATTTCTTCTTTCATTCAGTAAAGTAATGAGTCTTCTTCAACATATATCCCTGTCCCTATATACATACATTACTGAGCATTGCACAACCCAGGAGAAACCATAGTAGACAGGTGAATAAAcagggcatgttttccaggtctcctcacagaatcacaagtgaaataattatctccacatgtggatcttttaaaatgggtcagtgagtaatgagtacacctgtgcacctgctgggtgacctggaaatcaTGATCTGTttcgggtcctgaggaccgagtttgagaaccactgggttagatgTAATAATGACTGATTTCGGCGGCCATTTTTGCCAgctgaactcagatgtttttttttttaaaggggcaatcttttacaaggcatggtttatttagccttgtaaatgattgcccctttaaaaaaaaaacgaccctgctcctcccactatataactctcagtctgtggcttcctgctgcctccattcccctcctcacatcatgtcactgcccctgtcacatgcagccctgtcctcactgacacgtcactcatctcctgacatactctgtgctgttggggaccctgctcctcccactatataactctcagtctgtggcttcctgctgcctccattcccctcctcacatcatgtcactgcccctatcacatgcagccctgtcctcactgacacatcactcctctcctgatatactctatgctgctggggaccctactcctcccactatataactctcagtctgtggcttcctactgcctccattcccctcctcacatcatgtcactgcccctatcacatgcagccctgtcctcgctgacacatcactcctctcctgatatactctgtgctgctggggaccctgctcctcccactatataactctcagtctgtggcttcctgctgcctccattcccctcctcacatcatgtcactgcccctgtcacatgcagccctgtcctcactgacacatcactcctctcctaatatactctgtgctgctggggaccctgctcctcccactatataactctcagtctgtggcttcctgctgcctccattcccctcctcacatcatgtcactgcccctgtcacatgcagccctgtcctcactgacacatcactcatctcctgatatactccgtgctgctggggaccctgctcctcccactatattactctcagtctgtggcttcctgctgcctccattcccctcctcacatcatgtcactgccccagtcacatgcagccctgtcctcactgacacatcactcctctcctaatatactctgtgctgctggggaccctgctcctccactatataactctgtctatggcttcctgctgcctccattcccctcctcacatcatgtcactacccctgtcacatgcagccctgtcctcactgacacatcactcctctcctaatatactctgtgctgctggggaccctgctcctcccactatataactctgtctgtggcttcctactgcctccattcccctcctcacatcatgtcacatgcagccctgtcctcactgacacatcactcatctcctgatatactccgtgctgctggggaccctgctcctcccactatataactctcagtctgtggcttcctgctgcctccattcccctcctcacatcatgtcactgcccctgtcacatgcagccctgtcttcactgacacatcactcatctcctgatatactctgtgctgctgggaccctgctcctcccactatata
Proteins encoded in this region:
- the LOC135058277 gene encoding homeobox protein NOBOX-like isoform X4, whose protein sequence is MDGGDSPGKGQSSSCPLADPKEEPSLLCTEQGIEDESPEYSTVIVTDPKEEPSLLCTEQGIEDESPEYSTVIVTGQSDELEDASPVEFSLRAPDNTTADNGQCQLSLLAVCGPLSDPPGGCYGAYSAEARQGPGFFTAGGQFQPVNLKMKANFPATAPAPRRSARCAGSCKLPAFVYDTGPGGDGQRPKFQPETVDETSAPSRKKSRTLYNIGQLHELERIFMEDHYPDSEKRREIAEVVGVTPQRIMVWFQNRRAKWRKVEKSSVRSVKKSVASSVGMSRSESTILTASALSRPETVSFAVTSSYHPYGSLPAIRNGHPFVPGTLLQRPQPLDVLSQHSSSCSTNSSGSASLGSPNTVCLPPSQEYPPAFHSPPPLRRVGLPMSMNFNPSSHMVPLMPETPDSTCTPSPTDGDMYSYNIQEAPMLDSMSASMRFGPQYYHQSSQLGPYQMPQYSQYQRFPVHSLTPTSPEDTAFLAVPASNTGVLAYGNRGTFLQGRTTGHILLQPGTADAKEDSGSVKQSL